The following coding sequences lie in one Mercenaria mercenaria strain notata chromosome 5, MADL_Memer_1, whole genome shotgun sequence genomic window:
- the LOC123556900 gene encoding uncharacterized protein LOC123556900 isoform X2 codes for MDVPVAGVVFNTRNYRNTTYQSSASSIGISWHGFQDAFSGIQNYYAAISHMPYANQSKNTTNTGLRTNYVFQNLALENGKTYYGLVKAVDKVGHVSTVAVSKGITIDTTPPVGCRCEKYSDIGQISKVTGGNDKTAINLQYTSSLQQLYKIIGNLLSIDYYQIKIKISVGRMHMYLPSVKDHNQGYNFEHSFFAQNAGLQNISLKLENDDQRNITVNMTLFECSQIIEDSNEAIQLTQISHSVIAVHLLVKDEDSFLRKIELGAGTTVDGFQIKPLSNYFHLNNKHLIYTNAPHGTQVFVTAIAENKAGLRSLFHSGPITIDHTSPVVNNLVGRLQNVQVNISGLLGIHTIVQATWDVADKESGIKQCYCSIGNKPGLFDIHSVWISQSLTSCESNEIQISHGQHLYLNLKCVNNIELSTMIFTEPLVASIEKPDTYSAVLAFVPQNEESSEYMSRVGSHFPIQSNHTCLELKWVGFEDLSGIDYYEYRLTQSGHAIFTYWTKTYRNFVQVADVDMESGEINAEVRAINAGSFISESVNASLLVVRHAPRLTATITRRGNSFNVNWAGVFKTIEGVPLSYSLIIGSRRGYTDILDMNYITSTKYDIFIPDSTIITPNLKEVFFRIVCIYATGLRTIYDTTYNM; via the exons ATGGACGTTCCTGTGGCGGGCGTCGTTTTCAACACACGGAATTATAGAAACACTACGTATCAGTCGTCGGCTTCATCAATCGGTATATCATGGCATGGATTTCAGGATGCGTTTTCGGGGATACAAAATTATTATGCAGCTATATCGCATATGCCGTATGCAAACCAAAGCAAGAACACCACGAACACTGGCCTCAGAACAAATTATGTGTTTCAAAATTTAGCATTAGAAAACGGGAAAACCTACTACGGTCTTGTTAAAGCTGTTGACAAAGTTGGACATGTTAGTACAGTAGCTGTTTCGAAAGGTATAACAATTGATACCACTCCGCCTGTTGGATGCAGATGTGAGAAGTATTCGGATATTGGACAGATATCTAAAGTCACGGGTGGAAATGACAAAACAGCAATTAATCTGCAGTATACTTCTTCTTTGCAACAGTTATATAAGATAATTGGAAATTTGCTTTCCATTGATTACtatcaaataaaaattaaaatcagtGTAGGCCGAATGCACATGTATCTTCCTTCTGTAAAAGATCACAATCAGGGTTACAATTTTGAACATAGCTTCTTCGCTCAAAATGCCGGACTTCAGAACATATCATTAAAATTAGAAAATGATGATCAAAGAAATATAACGGTGAACATGACATTGTTTGAGTGCAGTCAGATTATCGAAGACAGCAACGAAGCTATACAACTGACACAGATTTCCCATTCCGTGATAGCGGTACACTTGCTTGTAAAGGATGAAGACAGCTTTCTGCGCAAG ATTGAGTTAGGTGCTGGAACAACTGTCGATGGATTTCAGATCAAACCGCTGTCAAATTACTTTCACTTAAATAACAAACACTTGATTTATACAAACGCTCCTCATGGAACCCAAGTGTTTGTCACCGCAATAGCAGAGAACAAGGCAGGACTCAGATCGTTGTTTCACTCGGGTCCTATTACTATTGACCATACTTCCCCTGTCGTCAACAATCTGGTTGGCCGTCTTCAGAATGTACAAGTTAATATATCCGGCCTCCTTGGAATACATACAATTGTGCAGGCTACATGGGATGTTGCTGACAAAGAAAGTGGAATTAAACAATGCTATTGTTCTATAG GCAATAAACCAGGGTTGTTTGATATTCATTCAGTCTGGATCTCACAGTCGCTGACATCTTGTGAATCGAACGAAATTCAGATTTCTCATGGACAGCACCTATATCTTAATCTAAAATGTGTAAATAACATAGAACTGTCAACAATGATATTTACGGAGCCTCTAGTAGCCTCAATCGAGAAACCAGACACATATTCTGCAGTATTGGCGTTTGTGCCACAAAATGAAGAGTCTTCAGAATATATGTCTCGAGTTGGATCACATTTTCCCATACAATCAAATCATACATGTCTAGAGTTGAAATGGGTTGGCTTTGAAGACCTCTCTGGCATTGATTATTACGAGTATCGTCTTACTCAAAGTGGACATGCGATTTTTACTTACTGGACTAAAACTTACAGAAATTTTGTACAAGTCGCTGACGTTGATATGGAGAGTGGAGAAATCAATGCAGAAGTCAGAGCTATTAATGCTGGCTCTTTTATCAGTGAATCTGTGAATGCTTCACTTTTGGTCGTAAGACACGCACCCAGATTAACAG CAACGATAACAAGAAGAGGCAATTCGTTTAACGTAAACTGGGCCGGCGTTTTCAAAACCATTGAAGGCGTCCCGTTGTCGTACAGTCTGATAATAGGTTCGAGAAGAGGATACACAGATATACTGGATATGAATTATATTACTAGTACGAAATATGATATATTCATACCTGATTCAACGATAATTACACCAAACCTGAAAGAAGTCTTTTTCCGGATCGTGTGTATCTACGCGACTGGACTGCGCACAATTTATGATACTACTTACAATATGTAA
- the LOC128556970 gene encoding uncharacterized protein LOC128556970, which translates to MQLYFEALDRHSGIRMVEWTFGITESGTKLSSGALGVGAINEKSCPNNAVECYCPDVGFCEFFNYTVPLNKLVAIHKHEGNHNRNYYFTIKVTNHAHLYNTEHVDILVDDSPPEVGIVYEGPENSNDIDYTSGDTFLIHWHGFIDHESEIKTYRIGLAARCLGQTELYNSTIVYHIS; encoded by the exons ATGCAGCTATATTTTGAGGCCCTTGACCGACACAGTGGGATAAGGATGGTGGAATGGACGTTTGGAATTACTGAGTCGGGAACTAAACTGTCGTCAGGAGCATTAGGAGTAGGAGCTATCAACGAA aAATCCTGCCCTAACAATGCTGTAGAATGTTACTGTCCAGATGTTGGATTCTGCGAATTCTTCAACTACACAGTACCATTGAATAAGCTTGTTGCAATTCATAAACACGAGGGGAATCATAATCGCAATTACTATTTTACAATTAAAGTGACCAACCATGCACATTTGTATAATACCGAGCATGTAGACATTCTTGTAGACGATTCTCCACCGGAAGTTGGGATTGTTTATGAAG gTCCAGAAAATAGTAATGACATCGATTATACAAGCGGTGACACTTTTCTTATTCATTGGCATGGATTTATAGATCATGAAAGTGAAATAAAGACATACAGAATAGGTCTAGCTGCTCGTTGCCTTGGCCAGACAGAACTTTACAATTCTACAATTGTTTATCATATTTCTTAA
- the LOC128546211 gene encoding uncharacterized protein LOC128546211 isoform X2, whose amino-acid sequence MCIGTKPGNCDISPNMNCLLQSNVIKTSLNLPRQTDLYATVTAYNKVRLNVRQTSDSFYVDATPPITSIKPTFVLENNNIAGKEGQWDKSLIKIYWKFDDDESPIAYHDVTLKTHHEGHTPVEHVKLGPENELTINLDGKSWLHSGDTYFATITSCNLAGLCSSEKSDDLKIDSSPPHLGGFKPAMVWENLNSSFGEWRSNITLLWYGFHDQESGIVRYFITVSKTYSGQELTNGVSTVNVDGSEIENKHSFLLNENLERDDILFLTIWAENSVGLNSSLARVSVTVLSSSSSLDTANLKGSLELEKHSCDIQNCNNDCTCAIVGQPCVEAKTNISCKEVNGSVSSHFIPHIDVFNGMNGMSPNITASSCCLAGSWRVNDEIRNKNITRFELSMGLQDQPVGEGIFDLKNERPWNDVGLQKHVVHCLPVNKTLIARENYVIYVRAWFSRSAYAIYRSAPITVDQTAPSLSRGRSVIDSNELCNADFDVIDWMDKITACWAGVFLERQGRVIYYVISLGTYPFGDDTFSRKKRWIDYQYYFGKYFIVARYKILFLRYGIQYRRFAYICFIGWFRN is encoded by the exons ATGTGTATTGGAACCAAACCAGGCAACTGTGACATTTCACCAAACATGAACTGTTTATTACAGTCTAATGTTATTAAAACCAGTCTAAACCTTCCAAGGCAAACTGATTTGTATGCAACAGTCACTGCTTACAATAAAGTTCGTTTAAATGTCAGACAAACATCTGATAGCTTTTATGTCGATGCAACACCACCTATTACGTCAATCAAACCAACGTTCGTGcttgaaaacaacaacattgccGGAAAGGAAGGACAATGGGATAAATcacttattaaaatatattggAAATTTGATGATGATGAAAGTCCAATTGCATATCATGATGTCACACTTAAGACACATCACGAAGGACACACCCCAGTGGAGCATGTAAAACTTGGACCGGAAAATGAATTAACCATAAATCTAGATGGCAAATCGTGGCTTCATAGCGGTGATACGTATTTTGCTACCATTACAAGCTGCAATCTAGCTGGCCTATGTTCTTCCGAAAAAAGTGATGACCTCAAAATTGATTCATCTCCGCCACATCTTGGCGGTTTTAAACCAGCAATGGTATGGGAAAACCTAAATAGCTCATTTGGAGAATGGAGATCAAATATAACACTATTATGGTATGGATTCCACGACCAGGAATCTGGTATTGTAAGGTATTTTATCACAGTTAGTAAAACATACAGTGGCCAAGAACTGACCAATGGCGTATCTACCGTTAACGTTGATGGTTctgaaattgaaaacaaacattccTTTCTTCTAAACGAAAATTTAGAAAGAGATGATATACTCTTTTTGACAATATGGGCAGAAAACTCTGTTGGTTTGAACAGTTCATTAGCACGCGTTTCGGTAACCGTTCTATCTTCATCAAGTTCATTAGATACTGCTAACCTGAAAGGATCACTTGAACTGGAAAAACATTCATGTGATATTCAGAACTGCAATAATGATTGCACTTGTGCAATAGTTGGTCAACCGTGTGTTGAAGCTAAAACTAACATTAGTTGTAAAGAGGTAAATGGGTCCGTTTCCAGTCATTTTATTCCTCACATTGACGTGTTTAATGGAATGAATGGAATGTCTCCTAATATAACCGCGTCCTCTTGTTGTTTAGCTGGGAGTTGGAGAGTAAATGATGAAATTCGTAACAAAAACATAACACGTTTTGAATTGAGTATGGGTTTACAAGACCAGCCCGTTGGAGAAGGGATATTTGACTTGAAAAACGAAAGGCCTTGGAACGATGTCGGTTTGCAAAAGCATGTTGTACATTGTCTCCCTGTAAACAAAACTCTTATTGCACGGGAAAATTACGTTATTTATGTTAGAGCTTGGTTTTCAAGAAGTGCATATGCCATTTATCGATCGGCTCCGATCACAGTTGACCAAACGGCGCCATCATTAAGTCGAGGTCGATCTGTAATTGACTCGAATGAATTATGCAATGCCGATTTTGACGTAATAGATTGGATGGATAAGATTACTGCATGTTGGGCTGGCGTCTTCCTTGAACGGCAAGGGCGTGTCATATATTACGTTATATCATTAGGAACATACCCTTTTG GAGATGATACATTTAGTCGGAAAAAACGTTGGATTGACTACCAGTATTActttggcaaatatttcattgtcGCACGGTACAAAATACTTTTTCTCCGTTACGGCATACAATACCGTAGGTTTGCATACATCTGCTTTATCGGATGGTTTCGTAATTGA
- the LOC123556900 gene encoding uncharacterized protein LOC123556900 isoform X1 — protein sequence MDVPVAGVVFNTRNYRNTTYQSSASSIGISWHGFQDAFSGIQNYYAAISHMPYANQSKNTTNTGLRTNYVFQNLALENGKTYYGLVKAVDKVGHVSTVAVSKGITIDTTPPVGCRCEKYSDIGQISKVTGGNDKTAINLQYTSSLQQLYKIIGNLLSIDYYQIKIKISVGRMHMYLPSVKDHNQGYNFEHSFFAQNAGLQNISLKLENDDQRNITVNMTLFECSQIIEDSNEAIQLTQISHSVIAVHLLVKDEDSFLRKIELGAGTTVDGFQIKPLSNYFHLNNKHLIYTNAPHGTQVFVTAIAENKAGLRSLFHSGPITIDHTSPVVNNLVGRLQNVQVNISGLLGIHTIVQATWDVADKESGIKQCYCSIGNKPGLFDIHSVWISQSLTSCESNEIQISHGQHLYLNLKCVNNIELSTMIFTEPLVASIEKPDTYSAVLAFVPQNEESSEYMSRVGSHFPIQSNHTCLELKWVGFEDLSGIDYYEYRLTQSGHAIFTYWTKTYRNFVQVADVDMESGEINAEVRAINAGSFISESVNASLLVVRHAPRLTGLTATITRRGNSFNVNWAGVFKTIEGVPLSYSLIIGSRRGYTDILDMNYITSTKYDIFIPDSTIITPNLKEVFFRIVCIYATGLRTIYDTTYNM from the exons ATGGACGTTCCTGTGGCGGGCGTCGTTTTCAACACACGGAATTATAGAAACACTACGTATCAGTCGTCGGCTTCATCAATCGGTATATCATGGCATGGATTTCAGGATGCGTTTTCGGGGATACAAAATTATTATGCAGCTATATCGCATATGCCGTATGCAAACCAAAGCAAGAACACCACGAACACTGGCCTCAGAACAAATTATGTGTTTCAAAATTTAGCATTAGAAAACGGGAAAACCTACTACGGTCTTGTTAAAGCTGTTGACAAAGTTGGACATGTTAGTACAGTAGCTGTTTCGAAAGGTATAACAATTGATACCACTCCGCCTGTTGGATGCAGATGTGAGAAGTATTCGGATATTGGACAGATATCTAAAGTCACGGGTGGAAATGACAAAACAGCAATTAATCTGCAGTATACTTCTTCTTTGCAACAGTTATATAAGATAATTGGAAATTTGCTTTCCATTGATTACtatcaaataaaaattaaaatcagtGTAGGCCGAATGCACATGTATCTTCCTTCTGTAAAAGATCACAATCAGGGTTACAATTTTGAACATAGCTTCTTCGCTCAAAATGCCGGACTTCAGAACATATCATTAAAATTAGAAAATGATGATCAAAGAAATATAACGGTGAACATGACATTGTTTGAGTGCAGTCAGATTATCGAAGACAGCAACGAAGCTATACAACTGACACAGATTTCCCATTCCGTGATAGCGGTACACTTGCTTGTAAAGGATGAAGACAGCTTTCTGCGCAAG ATTGAGTTAGGTGCTGGAACAACTGTCGATGGATTTCAGATCAAACCGCTGTCAAATTACTTTCACTTAAATAACAAACACTTGATTTATACAAACGCTCCTCATGGAACCCAAGTGTTTGTCACCGCAATAGCAGAGAACAAGGCAGGACTCAGATCGTTGTTTCACTCGGGTCCTATTACTATTGACCATACTTCCCCTGTCGTCAACAATCTGGTTGGCCGTCTTCAGAATGTACAAGTTAATATATCCGGCCTCCTTGGAATACATACAATTGTGCAGGCTACATGGGATGTTGCTGACAAAGAAAGTGGAATTAAACAATGCTATTGTTCTATAG GCAATAAACCAGGGTTGTTTGATATTCATTCAGTCTGGATCTCACAGTCGCTGACATCTTGTGAATCGAACGAAATTCAGATTTCTCATGGACAGCACCTATATCTTAATCTAAAATGTGTAAATAACATAGAACTGTCAACAATGATATTTACGGAGCCTCTAGTAGCCTCAATCGAGAAACCAGACACATATTCTGCAGTATTGGCGTTTGTGCCACAAAATGAAGAGTCTTCAGAATATATGTCTCGAGTTGGATCACATTTTCCCATACAATCAAATCATACATGTCTAGAGTTGAAATGGGTTGGCTTTGAAGACCTCTCTGGCATTGATTATTACGAGTATCGTCTTACTCAAAGTGGACATGCGATTTTTACTTACTGGACTAAAACTTACAGAAATTTTGTACAAGTCGCTGACGTTGATATGGAGAGTGGAGAAATCAATGCAGAAGTCAGAGCTATTAATGCTGGCTCTTTTATCAGTGAATCTGTGAATGCTTCACTTTTGGTCGTAAGACACGCACCCAGATTAACAG GACTCACAGCAACGATAACAAGAAGAGGCAATTCGTTTAACGTAAACTGGGCCGGCGTTTTCAAAACCATTGAAGGCGTCCCGTTGTCGTACAGTCTGATAATAGGTTCGAGAAGAGGATACACAGATATACTGGATATGAATTATATTACTAGTACGAAATATGATATATTCATACCTGATTCAACGATAATTACACCAAACCTGAAAGAAGTCTTTTTCCGGATCGTGTGTATCTACGCGACTGGACTGCGCACAATTTATGATACTACTTACAATATGTAA
- the LOC128546211 gene encoding uncharacterized protein LOC128546211 isoform X1: MLHWTFPFRDISWHSQFITGQKYYATVEACNYAGLCVTRVSDGIVIDNSPPIQGLVQIGSDEFHRKFQSHTSSVHVRWAGFDDPQSGIDRYEMCIGTKPGNCDISPNMNCLLQSNVIKTSLNLPRQTDLYATVTAYNKVRLNVRQTSDSFYVDATPPITSIKPTFVLENNNIAGKEGQWDKSLIKIYWKFDDDESPIAYHDVTLKTHHEGHTPVEHVKLGPENELTINLDGKSWLHSGDTYFATITSCNLAGLCSSEKSDDLKIDSSPPHLGGFKPAMVWENLNSSFGEWRSNITLLWYGFHDQESGIVRYFITVSKTYSGQELTNGVSTVNVDGSEIENKHSFLLNENLERDDILFLTIWAENSVGLNSSLARVSVTVLSSSSSLDTANLKGSLELEKHSCDIQNCNNDCTCAIVGQPCVEAKTNISCKEVNGSVSSHFIPHIDVFNGMNGMSPNITASSCCLAGSWRVNDEIRNKNITRFELSMGLQDQPVGEGIFDLKNERPWNDVGLQKHVVHCLPVNKTLIARENYVIYVRAWFSRSAYAIYRSAPITVDQTAPSLSRGRSVIDSNELCNADFDVIDWMDKITACWAGVFLERQGRVIYYVISLGTYPFGDDTFSRKKRWIDYQYYFGKYFIVARYKILFLRYGIQYRRFAYICFIGWFRN, encoded by the exons ATGTTACATTGGACGTTCCCATTTAGAG ATATCTCTTGGCATTCTCAATTCATTACTGGACAGAAGTATTATGCAACAGTTGAAGCATGTAATTATGCCGGTCTCTGTGTAACCCGTGTATCTGATGGCATAGTTATTGACAATTCGCCGCCGATACAAGGCCTCGTTCAGATCGGATCAGACGAATTTCATCGAAAATTCCAATCACATAC GTCCTCTGTACATGTCAGATGGGCAGGTTTTGATGACCCACAATCTGGCATTGATCGCTATGAGATGTGTATTGGAACCAAACCAGGCAACTGTGACATTTCACCAAACATGAACTGTTTATTACAGTCTAATGTTATTAAAACCAGTCTAAACCTTCCAAGGCAAACTGATTTGTATGCAACAGTCACTGCTTACAATAAAGTTCGTTTAAATGTCAGACAAACATCTGATAGCTTTTATGTCGATGCAACACCACCTATTACGTCAATCAAACCAACGTTCGTGcttgaaaacaacaacattgccGGAAAGGAAGGACAATGGGATAAATcacttattaaaatatattggAAATTTGATGATGATGAAAGTCCAATTGCATATCATGATGTCACACTTAAGACACATCACGAAGGACACACCCCAGTGGAGCATGTAAAACTTGGACCGGAAAATGAATTAACCATAAATCTAGATGGCAAATCGTGGCTTCATAGCGGTGATACGTATTTTGCTACCATTACAAGCTGCAATCTAGCTGGCCTATGTTCTTCCGAAAAAAGTGATGACCTCAAAATTGATTCATCTCCGCCACATCTTGGCGGTTTTAAACCAGCAATGGTATGGGAAAACCTAAATAGCTCATTTGGAGAATGGAGATCAAATATAACACTATTATGGTATGGATTCCACGACCAGGAATCTGGTATTGTAAGGTATTTTATCACAGTTAGTAAAACATACAGTGGCCAAGAACTGACCAATGGCGTATCTACCGTTAACGTTGATGGTTctgaaattgaaaacaaacattccTTTCTTCTAAACGAAAATTTAGAAAGAGATGATATACTCTTTTTGACAATATGGGCAGAAAACTCTGTTGGTTTGAACAGTTCATTAGCACGCGTTTCGGTAACCGTTCTATCTTCATCAAGTTCATTAGATACTGCTAACCTGAAAGGATCACTTGAACTGGAAAAACATTCATGTGATATTCAGAACTGCAATAATGATTGCACTTGTGCAATAGTTGGTCAACCGTGTGTTGAAGCTAAAACTAACATTAGTTGTAAAGAGGTAAATGGGTCCGTTTCCAGTCATTTTATTCCTCACATTGACGTGTTTAATGGAATGAATGGAATGTCTCCTAATATAACCGCGTCCTCTTGTTGTTTAGCTGGGAGTTGGAGAGTAAATGATGAAATTCGTAACAAAAACATAACACGTTTTGAATTGAGTATGGGTTTACAAGACCAGCCCGTTGGAGAAGGGATATTTGACTTGAAAAACGAAAGGCCTTGGAACGATGTCGGTTTGCAAAAGCATGTTGTACATTGTCTCCCTGTAAACAAAACTCTTATTGCACGGGAAAATTACGTTATTTATGTTAGAGCTTGGTTTTCAAGAAGTGCATATGCCATTTATCGATCGGCTCCGATCACAGTTGACCAAACGGCGCCATCATTAAGTCGAGGTCGATCTGTAATTGACTCGAATGAATTATGCAATGCCGATTTTGACGTAATAGATTGGATGGATAAGATTACTGCATGTTGGGCTGGCGTCTTCCTTGAACGGCAAGGGCGTGTCATATATTACGTTATATCATTAGGAACATACCCTTTTG GAGATGATACATTTAGTCGGAAAAAACGTTGGATTGACTACCAGTATTActttggcaaatatttcattgtcGCACGGTACAAAATACTTTTTCTCCGTTACGGCATACAATACCGTAGGTTTGCATACATCTGCTTTATCGGATGGTTTCGTAATTGA
- the LOC123558304 gene encoding uncharacterized protein LOC123558304 translates to MSLPCPHFSGECFKYPIRRLQIHDNDIGLSFYIHMHVYNNAGHVLTVTTDTFRIPSRYPPGHAVVIDSDPERRYIKEDTNVHFTPNTLCFRWTGFKHHESVKIEVGVGSSNSTNNIVPYSVLNRTESFHCLHSSNITFQKTYFAFVKAACSGGETTSVSNGVIVLDKNMLMKSLNVRLGEQCSSTGVIKPAFRNSTAANLSVIFSADVGKRYELFFPSSNIDSVYTNDGIIFTDTTDNFSLSFVPFIKTPVLYISSNGDVINKESQIHIQMCPSALYVGKNDIISAYWFYVDNEDHSLRFESAIVYAKHKIGNNSQVHLTQYESSSNIMKHTFADINLRAKECYNVAVKQCSNAQCLEPVLSRLFCVANSPEARNFHVSNLEKVVGASCTTIKLEWDAFRSDNRVLFYQWVVSQDNAANHILTEWNTIRANDSEIYQVHSCIEIPVHLHSTMFGCVRALDEAGNEGFACQGLDSTLSGEYKPGTVYEFDANTKAWENVKKVVQSSNIGHLYTVLHNNELDFGTKETQVMGVILYASERNVTWYLMVKNHAPERCELNEDCIASKTTDTGYVSFDRKFIALNTFYYICAYSNKTIIERELFLETLNEIKSCSNGFVLDSKAPRAGHVEVRNTDNFLTNLNSIELVWDGFVDDIDAPNLSYVDSIRTYSYAIGSRPHGEDIKTFTNVGLRTSVVINGINLPGGSIIYFTVRARDHAGNSATSVSNAYIVDISSPTRGQVQAVSYDLYNGNILYVSKDEIAVHLSDFKDDESGIDYFELWLGSKPYLMDILPKSIYHDVIIDLNLIGTDITDGHIYYIAAKAVNRAGLASEIATLKFIADKTPPTGVHVLDGLWENEVFLFYFLMINTVSFTLFTVVKRSIFRKDNKKCFILLGF, encoded by the exons ATGTCGTTACCGTGCCCTCATTTCAGCGGTGAATGTTTCAAATACCCTATTAGAAGGCTACAAATACATGACAATGACATTGGTTTATCATTTTACATTCATATGCATGTGTATAATAATGCTGGACATGTCCTGACTGTAACAACCGACACATTTAGAATACCTTCACGATATCCACCAGGCCATGCTGTAGTAATTGACAGTGATCCAGAACGTAGGTATATCAAAGAAGATACCAACGTACATTTCACACCAAATACATTATGTTTTAGATGGACTGGATTCAAACATCACGAATCAGTTAAAATTGAAGTAGGCGTTGGGTCCAGCAACTCGACAAATAACATTGTTCCGTATTCAGTTCTAAACCGCACTGAGAGTTTTCACTGTTTACATTCTTCAAACATAACATTTCAAAAAACTTACTTTGCATTCGTAAAAGCCGCTTGTTCCGGTGGTGAAACTACGTCAGTGTCAAATGGTGTTATCGTGTTAGACAAGAATATGCTTATGAAATCGTTGAATGTACGTTTAGGAGAGCAATGCTCGTCAACCGGCGTCATAAAGCCAGCGTTTAGAAATTCAACAGCTGCAAATCTGTCTGTTATATTTTCGGCTGATGTTGGCAAACGATACGAGCTCTTTTTTCCTTCAAGTAACATTGATTCTGTGTATACAAATGACGGTATCATCTTCACGGACACGACTGACAATTTCTCGCTTTCTTTTGTGCCTTTCATTAAAACTCCGGTTCTATACATCAGTTCAAACGGCGATGTTATCAATAAGGAAAGTCAAATACATATCCAAATGTGTCCATCAGCATTATATGTTGGTAAAAATGATATTATCTCTGCATACTGGTTCTATGTAGATAACGAAGATCACAGTTTAAGATTTGAATCTGCTATTGTTTACGCGAAACACAAGATAGGAAATAATTCTCAAGTACACCTCACACAAtatgaatcttcatcaaatatAATGAAACACACATTCGCCGATATAAATCTGAGAGCAAAAGAGTGTTATAATGTGGCCGTAAAGCAATGTTCTAATGCACAATGTCTCGAGCCAGTGCTCTCAAGGTTGTTTTGCGTTGCCAATTCTCCAGAAGCACGTAATTTTCACGTGTCCAATCTAGAAAAGGTTGTTGGTGCATCTTGTACCACGATAAAATTGGAGTGGGATGCCTTTCGAAGTGACAACAGGGTTCTGTTCTATCAGTGGGTCGTAAGTCAGGATAATGCAGCAAATCACATTCTCACTGAATGGAATACAATAAGAGCTAATGACTCGGAAATATATCAG GTTCATTCATGTATTGAAATACCAGTACATCTACATTCAACGATGTTTGGCTGTGTTAGAGCTCTCGACGAGGCTGGTAACGAAGGCTTTGCCTGTCAAGGTCTTGACAGCACACTAAGTGGAGAATACAAACCTGGCACAGTTTATGAATTTGATGCAAACACGAAGGCTTGGGAAAATGTTAAAAAG GTAGTTCAAAGCTCAAATATTGGACATCTTTACACCGTTCTACACAACAACGAATTAGATTTCGGGACGAAAGAAACGCAAGTTATGGGAGTCATTCTGTATGCGTCAGAGCGAAATGTCACCTGGTATCTAATGGTAAAAAATCATGCACCCGAAAGATGTGAGCTAAACGAAGATTGCATTGCGTCAAAAACAACCGATACCGGCTATGTCTCTTTTGATCGAAAGTTTATAGCACTTAATACATTTTACTACATATGTGCATATTCCAATAAGACAATTATAGAAAGGGAGTTGTTTTTAGAAACTCTAAACGAAATCAAATCATGCAGTAATGGCTTTGTGCTTGATAGCAAAGCTCCACGCGCTGGACACGTAGAAGTTCGTAATACTGATAATTTTCTGACAAATCTCAATTCCATTGAACTGGTCTGGGATGGTTTCGTAGACGACATAGATGCTCCAAACCTCAGCTATGTAGACAGCATACGAACTTACAGTTATGCTATTG GAAGTCGCCCACATGGGGAAGACATAAAGACTTTTACGAATGTTGGACTCAGGACAAGTGTGGTTATCAATGGCATAAACTTACCTGGTGGATCAATTATCTACTTCACTGTCAGAG CCAGAGACCACGCTGGCAACTCTGCAACATCAGTATCAAATGCATATATTGTTGACATTTCATCTCCTACACGCGGCCAGGTACAAGCTGTGAGTTACGATTTGTACAATGGCAATATTTTGTACGTATCCAAAGATGAGATAGCAGTTCATTTATCAGACTTTAAGGACGACGAAAGCGGCATAGATTATTTCGAACTTTGGCTTGGATCTAAACCTTACCTTATGGACATCCTGCCAAAATCGATTTACCATGATGTGATAATTGATCTAAATTTGATCGGTACAGACATAACAGATGGACACATATACTATATAGCTGCAAAG GCTGTCAACAGAGCTGGACTTGCATCTGAAATTGCAACTTTGAAGTTCATTGCTGACAAGACGCCTCCGACTGGTGTGCACGTCTTGGATGGACTTTGGGAAAATGaggttttcttgttttattttttaatgataaatacTGTTTCGTTTACTTTATTTACTGTGGTGAAACGATCAATTTTCcgtaaagataataaaaaatgttttattctacTTGGATTTTAG